The genomic DNA TCCAGCGGTACGCGTACCCGTCGGTGGCCGCCGCGCTCGTCCTGCTGGCGGTGCCGATCCTCTTCCCCGCCGTGAACGGGGCGCGGATCTGGATCCGGGCCGGGGGGCTCTCCTTCCAGCCGGGCGAGATCGCCAAGATCATGCTCGCGGTGTTCTTCGCCGCGTACCTGGCCGCGAACCGCGGCGCGCTCGCGCGCGCGGGCCGCGTGCCGGGGCGGGCGCTGGGCCCGGTGGTCGCGGTGTGGACGGCCAGTGTGGGCGTGCTGGTCCTGGAGCGGGACCTCGGCACCTCGCTGCTGTTCTTCGGCCTGTTCGTGGTCCTGCTGTACGTGGCGACGGGGCGCACCGGCTGGATCGCGGTCGGGCTACTGCTCGCCTCGGCGGGCGCTTTCGCGGTGGGGGCGCTCGAACCGCACGTCCACGGGCGGGTGGAGGACTGGCTGCACCCGTTCGCGTCGATCGAGGCGGGCCGGGGGCCGGGGCAGCTGGCGCAGTCGCTGTTCGCGTTCGCGGCGGGCGGGATGTTCGGCTCGGGCCTGGGGCTCGGCCACTCGGCGCTCATCGGCTTCGCCGCCAAGTCGGACTTCATCCTCGCCACGGCGGGCGAGGAGCTGGGCTACGCCGGCCTCACCGCGCTGTTCCTGCTGTACGCGCTGCTCGTCGCGCGCGGCTACCACCACGGGCTGGCGCTGCGCGACCCGTTCGGCCGGCTGCTGGCGACCGGGCTGGCGTCGCTCCTGGCGCTCCAGGTCTTCGTCGTCGCGGGCGGGGTGACGGGGCTGATCCCGCT from Streptomyces sp. MRC013 includes the following:
- a CDS encoding FtsW/RodA/SpoVE family cell cycle protein, which gives rise to MTAATAESPPSRVRLPKRRGVEFSLLCCAVLCAVYGYAAVGLAHGGAVPHDVARYGAGLGLLALTGHLAVRFCAPYADPLLLPVALLLNGLGLVLIHRLDLETPADRAAPAQLVWTALGVALFAVVVVCLRDHRLLQRYAYPSVAAALVLLAVPILFPAVNGARIWIRAGGLSFQPGEIAKIMLAVFFAAYLAANRGALARAGRVPGRALGPVVAVWTASVGVLVLERDLGTSLLFFGLFVVLLYVATGRTGWIAVGLLLASAGAFAVGALEPHVHGRVEDWLHPFASIEAGRGPGQLAQSLFAFAAGGMFGSGLGLGHSALIGFAAKSDFILATAGEELGYAGLTALFLLYALLVARGYHHGLALRDPFGRLLATGLASLLALQVFVVAGGVTGLIPLTGMAMPFLAQGGSSVVTNWITVALLVRLSDSARAPAPDAGPAALTVVAVDLPPVREGVR